acccaggaaaacagtgctaccacaagggtttaatgggacgcccttggctgattaactaggaaagctagtggatgactaccttacccgaaagtggcaagggcagtaggggagtggtcagtgtagggaggtccttgggttgattttgctgcgatggcggtcaagcgagggattcctgcactggagcttcctataaactgtagagggttttctgaagctagtggaactttgtaaaggcctcgtagtggtaccctgtctcgcttccttagtagaggtgtatgaggtctgatcaactccgtggaaaatgggtaacacgacttgtgggtaaagatgcgcaacctctgtagagtgtaaaactggtatactagccgtgctcacggtcatgagcggctcggacaatcacatgattaatttatggaacttaaattcaatttgtcatttcattgcatctggaaatattttattattatttttacttattattactatggtttcgtatttacttacacttagtaattgctattaaaattttgaccaacttataaaagcaatgctcagcttcagcctttattttattgatcaaccttacacttcacatgaactcccacctttggtgagttcatgtcacattattccccacaacttgttgagcaatgaacatgtgtgagctcactcttactgtctcacaccccccacacatgagaagaacaggtggttcaagtggagccacaacgaggagttcaattcgatctaggtggcgtctcccagttgactttctggcgccaaggatggattttagatcctgttatatttatcttttattttgtaagacttccgctatgtaataaatactctgattattgtgacatttatctctatacactctattattatatatgttgtcttctttggcgcatgtatgagatgcacccggctttgtcctttaaagccCGGGTCTGACACCGCGGCCGCGAGCGGGGCGAAGGAGTGCAGCCCGTGCCGCAGTGAGGCCGACGCCGACGAGGGGCCGCCGCGGCGCGCATGGACAGGGTGATGGGGCCAAGAATGGGGGCGGGGTGGCAGCCTCTTCGAAGATctatgcggggggggggggggggggggcgagggcATGGTATGGCCTCGTGGGGGGTAGCGAGGATCGCAGGGCGTCAATGGCACCCTTCCATCGACGGAGAGCAGAGGGGCGGTGGGTGGGCAGAGGGATCTCGCGGGCGTGGGGGGAGGGAGGTTGGGGTGGTGGATGTCGTGGGCATGGGCGCGACGGCGGAGATTGCGGGCGAGGCGGGTCGGAGGAATCGGGCGCGGCGGGCGAAGTTTTCGGCGCGCGATGGGCGAGGTGGAGGGCGCTGATGGCGGCGGGCGACCGGAGGGCGCGGAGGCAGAACATGGTGCACAggggtgtggacgcctacactgcaggcttatagagtagtagagaataCTGACTCCTATAAAGGAACCGTTATTGAAGAGAAGCCAGAGTTGGAGTCATATTTAGAGGAGTCAGAGCCGTGCTGAAGGAGGCCTAAGATAACTCCATATGTCTCATATGTTATGAACATAAACGCGTACATGTCACACGTGCAAATCCATTGGTTATCCATAACTGACTGTTTGACTTCAAACTCGCTATACGATATTCGTTTGTGTGAGATTATACCTAGAATCGTTTCAACTGATCAAAATTTATACAAATTAAATAAACAATCCGGGTAGAATTTGATCTGAGACAAGTCTAATGATTGGTTTTTTGGAGTATGATTTTTGGACCAATCAAGTTTCGCCGTCTCAACACGCATTGCTTTGTTCGCATCTCGCATTCGCACCTGAGTGAGGACGTGAGGTCCGTCATATGGACACACGTGCTCACCGACCAGCCGACCACGCTTCTCTAGCTTGGGCTTGGCAGTGCCAATCCGATCCACACACCCCAGTTTCTTCCTTCCTTCCTCGGTCTAAAGAAGCAAGCAGCCATGGACGGCGACGTCGCGACCGGCGGCGGCGGGGGCACCAGCATCCACATCACGGCGCTGGACGGCATCGTGAACGTGAATTCGCTCTTCACCCTGGCCGCCTTCCTGGGCCTGGCGTGGCGGCCCTCCTCCGACGGGCCGGGGCTCGCCGACGGCGCCGACCGCACGGGCAACCCCTGCGCCGCGGGGGACCGCGCCGAGTCGGACCTCGTCTCCTTCCACGTGCTCGCCTTCGCCTGCTTCCTCTTCTCCAGCCTCGTCGCGCTCTGCCTCAAGCAGCTCGTCCGCACCTACCCCGCGCcccaccgccgccgcgccgcctccgcctccgcctccgcctccgccgccgGCGGCCGCACCGCGCGGATCAACCGCGCGGCGCTCCGCGTCGGGATCCTCGCGTCCGCCGTGGGGTCCGTCGCCGGATGCGGCTTCCTGATGATGGCCCTCGTCAACGTGGTGCAGGTGAAGCTCGGGCGACTCGGGTGCGGCGCCGGCGGGGCCGCCGCCTGGGCCGCCGTCGTGCCGCTCGTCACCCTCGTCCCTTCCGCCATGCTCATCTACATCGGCACCGTCTTCTACGCCTTCACACGCTAGTCGGTGGCGGATCAAGGAACACTCTGACCAAAGCACCCGTTTTTCGATCAGATCTTTATCTGTGTGATCCCTCCTCAGTCTTTCTTGTGTGTGATTGGTGGTGATGGCGTGAGAGAACTTCCAGGGGGGAACAATGCAGCTGACTTTTGTAGATTTAAGATATGTAAAATCCATGCGATATTATGATTGTGTTTTGGAGTTTTGGAGCAAAGTGAATCTGCTGTGGTTTTATCTGCAATTGGCCTTTGTATTTGCACTTGAGAAGTTGGTCAGATGTGCCTAGAATCTTTAGGTCCGAAGCAATGGTGAGATGGAGCTCAGCTGCTGGTTGGTCTCTCAACTTGATATGAAACAATTGTCCCAGATCTCAACTACTGACTCTGTAGCACCCTCAGGTAGGTTTTTCAGGTCTGAGTTTGTCATGTACTATCTGTATTGTGAGCGTGGAAGGTCGCAGCATCCGCATTTGTCAAGCGAAACTTCGTCATTTTTTTTTCGGTTTCTCCAAATGCACTTCCCCCATTCTACTAGGCCAATGGGCCAACAAGTCATTGAAGACCAGTTCGTGACACAGGCATCGCAGTCTTCAAAGTCGATGGAACGACGAACTGCTGTATTCAGATTTTTTGTGCACCCGTTTCCCATGTGACAGCGTCATGTGGAGTTGTTTAGCCGAACGCATGAGAgtctagggggtgtttggttacctgggctaatttttagtccctacaaTTTAGTCccctttagggggtgtttggttacaccccgctaaaatttagcccctgtcccatcgaatgtttgaacctccgttccgggtattaaatgtagtcggattataaaactaatttgtcagccaaagattaaaagacgagacgaatctagtccagttggttgggtctatatttcatactcctatttaaaagtcaaacgcttgatgtgacccggactaaactttagcaggagcaatCAAACAAATTTACCAAATATAAGGACTAAAGAAGGGACTAAACCAATTTAGTCCCTAGTCCCTTAAGGGATAGCTAAAGGGGACTAAGGCCCTGTTTCAATCTTACAGGATAAATTTTAGCTTTCTActaaggccatgtttggtttctttagtctagagactaaagtttagttagtggactaaagtttagtctctaaCATGTTTGGTTTTAGGGgataaaaatagtaagaatatactaaatgactcataagaagactaaaatggcttttaacattctcctgctattagtacaattaaactaaatgaggggtaaatgtgcaattaatatggtttagtcctttttagcacatatgtgaaggactaaagactaaattattttagtccatattttagtcctagtgtttggcaaaaaaaaaggactaaatgagactaaaaactagagactaatctttagtccctctaaccaaacaacCCCTAAACTTTAGCCATAtaaattgaagtgctaaagtttagctcctTGGGGTGTTTGGACTACTCTAATAAAGTTTAGCACATTGGAATAAAAAGACACCTATGCCCCTAATGCGGAGAGAGAGGGAATGGGGTTGGAGGGTATGGGTGGAAAATGGGGTTCCCTAGCCCAcatttagctacttttagcaccTCTTGAGCAGCTTATGAGATAATATGTGCTAAATTTTATCACACCACCATTAGCTCTCTTGTTTAGAACACTAAATGACTAAAAGTAACTAAAAAAACTGCTAAAGTTTATCTAGTGGGATTGAAACAGGGCCTAAACCTGATTTTTTCCTCAGCTGCCCTTATCACTAACCTAATTATACACAGCTACATGCAAATGTACTGAAGCAAACAGGGTTTAGTATACACTGAAGACAATACGTACAGCTCTATACACTGCAGACTCTCAACAGTTACAGGCAAGGCAAGGGCATTTCAGTCTTTGTGTAGTTTTTAGAATCTAATTAGTCCCTACAATCAAACAGGCTagagactaaaatttagtccagggactaaagtttagtcctagagCTAATGAAATCAAACATGGCCTAATTCAGCGAATGGGGCATCAGTACAATTGCCAAGTGTGCCCTGCTCCAGCCTCCAGTCCTGTCTTTGCGCAAGAGCACGGCGCACCTTCTTTGCTATTACATCATTTGGCCCTTTCCTTTGCACACTCCGTTGCTCTCGGTCTACTCACAGTCACAGCGTGTTTGGTCTGAACAACAAGGTAATTTATCTTCTCACCTTTACTTTCTTATTTGGTTTGTATAATGGAATGAGTTAATTCATCAATATTTTATTCCGctaataattagtaataatatgaGCAATGAATAAATTCCACCAAATTTGTGAAATTGACTCATGATGTACCACCTCGTCTAAAATAAATTGATTTTTCAAACTAAACACCCCATTAACCCATGGCCACCCTGGTTCCCATCTTCTCTTCATCTCTACACAATATCCAACCTCTTTATCCAAAGCTAAATTTCACAACTTTTGTTTTCATGCGCGTGAAAACTTTGCAATCCCAACTTGAGAAAAGGCCATCATCCAGTTCATGCGATGGGGGTGAATAACAAAATTGTTGCAAGGAACGAAAACCCTAATTTAATAAGTGGGTTGAGTATTACATATATGAGAGCTTGGGCCGATGTTGAAGAGCTTGGGTCATAGGGTGAGGAGGCCCAACACAAATTGCACTGGCTCAGATTGGGTGTAActggctgtcacacccggttttgaaagtaaaaccgaatgtgaaccatataCGTATcaagatcagaaattcacgtacacaactggacatcatcacacagtgctcaaataatagtgTAAAGAAAtattactttattacatcatgatgtccaaagCATACATATAGACATTAACTCAAACAAAAAttaaagtgctaaacgaaacgtaGCAAGATAAGACCTTCACAGACAGCTcaatgggggtttgccgctaatctAGTCGAGAACTCCTCGAAGTCTTGGAACTCTTGAAAGTCCTCCacattgccttcatcttctcctaagtGTTGGTTGCAATAATGTGGATAACCTGATATTTGGTGTTTAAGCAAggctgagtacacatcaacgtactccgcaaatgtcccatttaactgaagtggactagatgtatgtggggttaagctgaagcagttgcttttagtttgtctggtatttatcattagtgggAGCCAAGTTTATCATAGAACCCAAGTTGATATCCCAAAAGAAAGCACCTTTTCAGAGAGGAAAGCACCAGATATCATAAGTATAGTAATTATCATTAAAACTTCAACATAAATGTATCTAGAGTATCTCTAATCAGGATCccaagtgttgggggcctttctcttccgaaggtcctcaaaaatgtgattaatcatatgttttcagcatgattATGAATAGTTATAGGAAGCTTCGGACTTGGGATGAAGAACTTCTCTTATGATGAAATGAAGGGAGATAAAGATTGGGCGACGAAGCTAGAAGCCAAGGGCCTTCGGCTTATCATATTGACGAAGTCCAAGCATGATGATGACTGAAAAATGCTAAAGACATTATAGTCCTCAATAATTCATGTTAGGACTATAGGCGGTTACCAATGATATAAATATACTtttatccgggctgcgtcccgtgcctataaatagatgaacagtaaaaccgcactgttcacgctggattgtaatcgctctcccgCCATTCTCGCACTctcaccttctggcaagccgaaagtatcattgtaatatgaatattgttaatgtttattcatgtttaatAAAGATATCAATAAATGAATTACTGATTATTTCTTCACTTCCTTATTTATACTCATGTTTATATggtaaaatgatgaaggtgtgtccttcacgacctttgtccgaagatcattatatccgagagaaaataatgctttgaaggacgaaggtctttaaccattgacaattgtgttgccttgttcttaatctaTAGTGATTGAGAACAAGTGTACAATATTGACGCCCACCTCCGgttaactcacttccacaaccttcggaagAACATTCATCTTCGACATGCTGCCGAAGAAGGCAACGGTGCCAGGGGctactctgcaaccactggacacaaatcaagaTGCCCTCTCTCTGCGAGAGCCAGgaaccaaaagaggaaggccaccaaccCAACTCTTCAGGAGGAGCAAATTGATCAGGAAATCAGAGACCTAGAGGCCATCcaccagcaagtgcaaaggaaaaaggagaagatgacccggctagccgaccttcagaggaagattgatgaagccactgaagaaatgtgtcatcttactcaagatgaccaggaccgaaggcctgaacacagggagcttcgtcaggagagctcattcaacgaagatgaatggtacgatgactttcatcacaataactttacttttgatgatgcttctcctctggcagcagaattgcaggctatcccatggccacaatcctacaagctaccccagttgcccatgtatgatgggcactcggatccaaagcaattcttgatgagctacgaggcaacaatatcctcgtatgggggtAATGCCGCTGTTATGAcaaagtcctttgtcatggcagtccgaagcgtggcccaaacatggtactcctctcttcggccaggaacaattacatcatggcagaagctcaaggacatgctggtcaccagtttccaaggtttCCAGACAAAGACAGttactgctcaagccttgtttcaatgcacgcaagaccatgaggaataccttcaggcgtatgtctgaaggtttttGCGTCTAAAAGCACAGgcacccacagtgcccaatgaaatcgtcattgaggccatgatcaagggacttaggCCGGGACCTATagctcaatattttgctaggacgcctccacaaaccctggagaagcttcttcagaagatggatgagtacatctgggctgataatgattttcgccaaagaagggaggaagcctacaggttttccgagattaccaggggcttcggagggagatttCATCCCAGGCTTGtccgatcaattcataactccaattcTAATGATGAAAGGGCCAGCAATGTTCAGCATAGCCATCATAGTTCTCAGTCTTCGAGCATGCAACATACTTCTTTCAGACCACCGGCTTCGAGGGGTAGAGGAGAAAGAAGTTTTAGTGGAGGAAGGTTCGACAATCAACCCAGGAAGATGTACTGTCTtttttgtggcgaggacaagggccacacaacaaGGCATGCTAGGTCACAAtctagaagcagaaggaaattgccgaagctgaggcgCAGCAGAGTCAGTCGAAGCAAGTCCTCCATACTGCTTCGTGTTATTCTCCATACATCACAGAAtacatgtgaaagtcgcctagagggggcgtgaatagagcgaaactgaaatttacaaagttaatcacaactacaagccgggttagcgttagaaatataaatgagtccgcgagagagggtgaaaaacaaatcgcaagcaaataagaagtgtgacacgcggatttgttttaccgaggttcggttctcgcaaacctactccacattgaggtggtcacggagatcgggtctctttcaaccctttccctttctcaaacggtccctcggaccgagtgagcttcttcttctcaatcaaacgagaacaaaacttccccgcaagggccaccacacaattggtgcatcttgccttgattacaattgagttgatcgcaagaaagaatcaaagaagaaagcaatccaagcgcaagagctcgaaagaacacaagcaaatctctctcactaatcactaaggcgttgtgtggaatttggagaggatttgatcacttgggtgtgtctagaattgaatgctagagctcttgtaagtagttgaagtaggaaaacttggatgacttgaatgtggggtggttgggggtatttatagccccaaccaccaaactagccgtttggtggggctgtctgtcgcatggtgcaccggacagtccggtgcacaccggacagtgtccggtgcgccagccacgtcaccaggccgttgggttctgaccgttggagctctgactgctgggcccgcctggatgtccggtggcacaccggacatgcactgtagagtgtctggtgcgccacttcgcgcatgcctgacttctgcgcgctctggcgcgcatttaatgcttctgcaggtgaccgttggcgcgaagtagccgttgctccactggctcaccggacagtccggtgtacaccagacatgtccggtgaattatagcggagcgaattcctgaagctggcgagttccagagtcgctctcctctggggcaccggacagtccggtgaattatagcggagcgcctttggattttctcgaaggtgaggagttccagcgtgaagtcccctggtgcaccggacactgtccggtggcacaccggatagtccggtgcgccagaccagggcacacttcggttatccctttgctctctttgttgaacccaattcttggtctttttattggctaagagtgaacctttggcacttgtatatcttatacactagagcaaactagttagtccaaagatttgtgttgggcaattcaaccaccaaaattaattaggaaaaaaggtgtaagcctaattccctttcaatctccccctttttggtgattgatgccaacacaaaccaaagcaaatatagaagtgtataattgaactagtttgcataatttaagtgcacaggttacttggaattgagccaatataattaCTTatgagatatgcatggattgtttcttcatttttaatattttggaccacgcttgcaccacatgttttgtttttgcaaattcttttgtaaatccttttcaaagttcttttgcaaatagtcaaaggtaaatgaataagattttgcgaagcattttcaagatttgaaattttctccccctgtttcaaatgcttttcctttgactaaacaaaactcccccttaatgaaatcctcctcttagtgttcaagagggttttaatatatcaattttgaagtactactttctccctctttggaacataataggataccaatttgaaatttctatttgaaaatcattttaaaatgaggtggtggtgcggtccttttgctttgggctaatactctctccccctttggcatgaatcgccaaaaaacagagtcattagagcccttgaaattactttctcccctttggtaaatagaatatgagtgaagattataccaaaaacgGAGTTCTCTTGCTCTCtctcccaaagatggagagttgcttggagcgacgatgaaggatgagttacggagtggaagcctttgtcttcgccgaagactccaattccctttcaatacacctatgacttgatttgaaatagacttgaaagcacattagtcatagcatatgaaagtaacatgatcaaaggtatatgaatgagctatgtgtgcaaatcaacaaaagaagttactagaatcaagaatatttagctcatgcctaagtttgttaaaggtttgttcatcaagaggcttggtaaagatatcggctaattgatctttagtattaatgtacgaaatctcgatatctcccttttgttggtgatcccttagaaaatgataccgaatggctatgtgcttagtgcggctatgctcaacgggattatccgccattttgattgcactctcattgtcacatagaagaggaactttggttagtttgtgaaagttgcctagaggggggggtgaataggcaagttaaaactttttcaccaaaaactag
This portion of the Zea mays cultivar B73 chromosome 2, Zm-B73-REFERENCE-NAM-5.0, whole genome shotgun sequence genome encodes:
- the LOC100276832 gene encoding uncharacterized protein LOC100276832, yielding MDGDVATGGGGGTSIHITALDGIVNVNSLFTLAAFLGLAWRPSSDGPGLADGADRTGNPCAAGDRAESDLVSFHVLAFACFLFSSLVALCLKQLVRTYPAPHRRRAASASASASAAGGRTARINRAALRVGILASAVGSVAGCGFLMMALVNVVQVKLGRLGCGAGGAAAWAAVVPLVTLVPSAMLIYIGTVFYAFTR